From Coturnix japonica isolate 7356 chromosome 1, Coturnix japonica 2.1, whole genome shotgun sequence, the proteins below share one genomic window:
- the OXGR1 gene encoding 2-oxoglutarate receptor 1 — protein MNTTSGDLANPMTWQDIGDDFPNCTDVEVSLKTFYLPVMYSLIFLVGFPGNIIAICVYSFKMRPWKSSTIIMLNLALTDLLYLISLPFLIHYYASGEHWIFGGFLCKFIRFGFHFNLYSSILFLTCFSAFRYMVIVHPMKFFHIQRKRWTAVACAAIWVISLAAVSPVNFLISSKEEQNRSLCLDFASSENLGAIRWYNWLLTGLAFFLPMVTVTLCYALIIHALATGPQAQASHKQKARRLTIILLAVFYVCFLPFHLFRVARVELQFCPVSCHVEKQIHTIYIISRPLAALNTCGNLLLYVVMGDNFQQAILSLSWCKWSKCIQTPGSSNYVNKSEITLSI, from the coding sequence ATGAATACAACAAGTGGTGATTTAGCCAACCCCATGACATGGCAAGACATCGGAGATGATTTTCCCAACTGCACTGATGTAGAAGTCAGTCTGAAGACTTTTTACCTCCCTGTTATGTACAGCCTCATCTTTCTGGTGGGCTTCCCAGGAAACATCATTGCAATCTGTGTTTACAGCTTCAAGATGAGGCCTTGGAAGAGCAGCACCATCATCATGCTGAACCTGGCGCTCACAGACCTGCTCTACCTCATCAGCCTTCCCTTCCTGATACATTACTATGCTAGTGGGGAGCACTGGATCTTCGGGGGATTCTTGTGCAAGTTCATTCGTTTTGGCTTCCACTTCAACTTGTATAGCAGCATCCTCTTCCTCACTTGCTTCAGTGCCTTCCGCTACATGGTGATTGTCCACCCTATGAAGTTTTTCCACATCCAAAGGAAGCGGTGGACAGCAGTGGCTTGTGCAGCCATTTGGGTGATCTCCTTGGCAGCTGTCAGTCCCGTCAACTTCTTGATCTCCTCAAAAGAGGAGCAAAACAGATCCTTATGCCTTGACTTCGCCAGCTCTGAAAACCTGGGTGCAATCAGGTGGTATAACTGGCTGCTCACAGGCCTGGCCTTCTTCTTGCCCATGGTGACAGTAACTCTGTGCTATGCACTCATTATTCATGCCTTGGCCACTGGGCCCCAGGCTCAGGCTAGCCACAAACAGAAGGCTCGCAGACTTACCATCATCCTCTTGGCGGTCTTCTATGTGTGCTTCCTCCCCTTCCATCTTTTTCGGGTAGCTCGGGTTGAACTGCAGTTTTGTCCTGTCAGCTGTCATGTTGAGAAGCAGATTCACACCATCTATATCATTTCTCGGCCTCTGGCTGCACTCAACACCTGTGGTAACCTTCTGCTGTACGTCGTGATGGGAGATAACTTCCAGCAGGCCATCCTCTCACTCTCATGGTGCAAGTGGAGCAAATGCATCCAGACACCTGGGAGCAGTAATTATGTGAACAAGTCAGAAATCACCTTAAGCATATAG